GGAATTTCAGGAAAACGATTTGGTAGACAGAGTGTAATTTCGGCACTACAAGGGAAGAAATTGCTGGCACCGATGTGTTTTGAAGGAACTTGCAATACGGATCTATTTAATGTATGGCTAAAACAGGAATTGATTCCAAATTTGACTCATGGCCAAGTTTTGATTCTCGATAACGCGAGCTTTCATAAATCAAAGACAACTAGAACATTGATAGAGGAAAGTGGATACGAAATGCTCTTTCTCCCGCCTTATTCACCGGACTTAAATCCTATCGAAAAATATTGGGCCAATATGAAAACGAAAATCCGAGAACTTTTACCTACTGTAGCTAATTTATCCGAAGCCTTAGATCAAGCTGTTTTATCAATGTCGATTTAAATAACTATACAATCGATATTACGAAACGTCGGTGACTTTTTTTCAGGCAATTAGAGGATTCTTCTTAGAAGAGATACCGAAAATAACAGATATTTTGAAATGTAGGATAAACGACAAGTTTCAAGTCGTTGACTTAAATCCCATTAAGCTAGCCGTTTGAATCGGCACTAGTATATAAGATGAGCGCTTAGCTTATTTGTGAAGTGCTCTTTTTTCTACATCTAAAGCAGCTTCTCTTATTGCCTCTGATAGAGTAGGATGAGCATAAGGAGTGTTAATCAAGTCTTTTATACATAAACTTTTTTGTATAGCAATAGCTGCTTCTGCAATTAACTCAGAGGCATGTGTTCCTATAATATGCACCCCTATAATCCTTTTGCTTTTCTCTTCCGTAACAATCTTTACAAATCCTTGTGTTTCTCCTGTGCACTTTGCCCTTGAGTTGGCTTTGAAGGGAAAGCTCCCTATTTTTGGTATAAGGTGATATTTTTTAGCTTCTTCTTCTGTTAATCCCACTGATGCCATTTCTGGATGGGTATAGACAACATTGGGAATAGCCATGTAGTTAAGTTGAGGCCTATGGCCTGCCATAATTTCAACAGCTGCAATGCCTTCTTCAGATGCTTTATGTGCAAGCATAGGACCTTCAACGACGTCTCCAATAGCAAAAATATTTGGGATATTGCTGCGAAAGATTCCATCGGTTTCAATGAATCCTTTAGGAGATATTTTTACTCCTATCTTTTCAAGACCAAGCCCTTGGGTATAAGGCCGTCTTCCAATGGCGACCAAAACTTTTTCCGCTGAAAAAGATTTTTGTTCTACTTGTAAAGAAATTTGATTGGACGCAATTTTTGCACCCATGACTTTAGAAGAGAGATAAAAGTTAATGCCTTGTTTTTCCAGATCTTTTTTAAGCTCCAAGATAAGTTGATGATCAAATCCTGTACAAATTTGATCAAGAAATTCAATGATTTGTACTTTCGTTCCTAGTCTATTGTAGACAGATCCTAGTTCTACTCCAATTACACCTGCGCCTATTATGAGTAGATCTTTAGGGATTTCTTTAAGAGAGAGTGCCCCGGTAGAGGAGAGAATTTGTTTTTCATCAAAGGGTAAAAAGGGAAGCTCAATAGGCTTTGAGCCTGTAGCGATAAGAATAAATCGCGCTTGTAGTTGGGTTGCTTGACTTGCATTTTTAACTAAAACTTCAGTAGAGGATAGAAAACTAGCTTCTCCTACATAAGAACTAATCTTGTGTTTTTTAAATAAGCTTGTAATTCCTTGGCTAAAAGATTGGATAATTTGTGTTTTACGAGTCATCATTTTCGTAAAATTAATCGATGGTTGAGCAATAATAATTCCATTTGCAGCGCTTATTTCTTTTATATTCCATAGTAGTTCAGAGGAAGATAAAAGTGATTTAGAAGGGATACAACCTACATGTAGACACGTTCCTCCTAATTCTTTTCGTTTATCGATACACGCCGTTTTTAATCCCAGTTGAGCAGCTCTTATTGCAGCTACATACCCGCCAGGCCCAGCACCTATGATAATTAGATCAAATGCATCCATAGGTTCCTTATAAGTCGAGAAGTAAGCGAGAAGGTTCTTCTAATGTTTGCTTAATGTGCTTTAAAAAAAGCACAGCTTGTTTGCCATCAATTAAACGATGATCATAGCTGAGCGCTAGATACATCATAGGACGGATAACAATTTCGTCATCGATGACAACAGGACGTTTAACAATAGAGTGCATTCCTAAAATGGCACTTTGAGGGGGGTTAAGAATAGGGGTTGATAAAAGAGATCCAAAAACACCTCCATTGGTAATTGTAAAGCTGCCTCCTTTTAAGTCATCTACGCTGATGGAACCATCGCGTGCTTTTTGAGCAAAAGCGCTCAGTTGCATTTCAATTTCTCCAAAATTATGCTGTTCACAAGATCTAATGACAGGAACCATTAGACCACGATCTGTAGAAACTGCAACACAGATATCATAGCTTTGAACAAAGACTATATCTTCCTTATCAATATAGGCATTAATTTCGGGAATCTCTTTTAAAGCTGCAACACAAGCTTTGATAAAAAAAGACATAAAACCCAGTTTAATCCCATATTTTTTTTGAAAAGATTCCTGCTCTTTCTGTCTGATAGCAATTACACTGCTCATATCCACTTCGTTAAAGGTGGTTAACATAGCTGTTGTGTTCTTAACTTCTACAAGCCTTTGCGCAATGATTTTGCGTAAAGAACTCATTTGTTTACGAGAAGTGTTCGCTTCTTTTTCTACAATAGGAGTGGGTTGAGGAGAAACTGTGGATTGTTGCAAGCTAGAAACAAAATCAGATGTAGTAAATTTGGCTTTTCCATTTGAAGGAGGAGGAAAAGCAGGCTCTATTGGTTTAGGTGGTTTTTTATCAGAAGATTTAAGTGTTTGCTCTACAGTTGGAGGATTAATCGTCCCAATTACTTGTCCTATCTTAACGATATCTCCTTTTTTAACCTGTAAGGTTAATTCTCCGCTTTCAGGAGCATACAAAACTTGATTTACCTTATCTGTTTCTAATTCTAAAATTTCTTCATCTTGTTTAACAAAACTACCAGATGATTTAAGGATGTTGCTAATGGTTGCTTCGGAAACAGATTCACCCATATTAGGGATTTTAATCTCGCTTGCCATGGATTACCTTATCTTAAATTTAAGCAAAAGCTTTTTTAAGCAGCTCTTCTAATTGTTGTTTATGTACGGCATACGAGCCTACAGCAGGCGATGCGCTTCTTTGTCTTCCGATATACTCGATTGCGCTTTTTGTTCCAAGTAGCTCGTCAAATGCAAAGCGCAAAGACTCCCAAGCACCCATATTGCTGGGCTCTTCCTGCACAAAACGACAGCTAGCATTAGGATGTTTAGCTAAAATTTTTTGGACGATATTTTTAGGGAAAGGGTATAGCTGTTCTAAACGTATGATTGCGCATTGTTGATTTTGTTTTTCTCTCTCTAGAATGAGCTCGTAATAGACTTTTCCACTGCAAAACAGCAGTAACTTCGCATCTTTTTCTAGGAGGGGATCTTCTAGAACTTCATAAAATCTTCCTGCTGCAAGATCATTTAAACTGGATCTACATGCAGCATTACGCAATAAAGCTTTAGGCGTAAAAAGAACTAAAGGTTTTTTTATAGGACATAGAGCCTGTGCTCGCAGAAGATGAAAAAGCTGTGCAGGGGTAGAGCAATTAGCAACTCTTAAATTATCTTGAGCAGCTAATTGCAAAAAACGCTCTATACGCGCAGAGGAGTGTTCTGGTCCTTGTCCCTCATAACCATGAGGAAGCATCAGAACTACATTGGATACTATTCCCCATTTTTGTTCTGAAGGAGCTAAATACTGATCGAGAATAATCTGAGCACCATTTGCGAAATCACCAAACTGTGCCTCCCAAATAACTAAGGCCTTAGAAGAGGCTAAACTAAATCCAAACTCAAATCCTAGAACAGCGTATTCTGATAAAGGGGAGTTAAAAAATGCACATTCAGCTTGAGACTCTGTAATATGATTGAGTGGAAAATAACGTTTTTCATTGAGTTGATCAATAAGTACAGCATGTCTATGAGAAAATGTTCCTCGGCAAACATCTTGACCAGAAAATCGCAAAGCGATTTTCTGAGATAGTAAGCTTGCATAGGCGAGCTGTTCCGCTGTTCCCCAATCTAAAGAGACTAATTTAGGGTCGCTTTGTAACATTTGCTCTCTTTCTTGGAGAAGTCGTTTAATTTTAGGATTAAGATTTAGATCGCTTGGATAGGTATAAAGTCCTTTAGCGATCTCTCCTAATACTTTTAAAGAAATTTTAGTATCCATTTCTGATAAAGGAATAAACTCTTGTGGTTTTTTCCTAGCAACAGGAGGAGATGTTGTTTGCAAAGCTTCTTGAAGCTGCTTTTTAAAGTTTTCTTCTAAGTTCTTTATGTCCTTTTCTTGAATGATATTTTCTCGAAGCAAGTTATGAAAAAATACAGTGCGAATGGATTTTCTCTCTTTAATTTTAGCATAGAGAAGTGGTTGCGAAAAAAGAGGTTCATCGCTTTCGTTATGACCGTACTTACGATAACAATTAAGATCGATAAACACATCGCATCCAAATTTAAGTCGTATTTCCATGCTAAGAATAATAGCCCTTATACATCCTTCGGGATCTTCTGCATTTACATGAAAAACAGGACAATTAAATGTTTTTGCAAGATCTGAGCAATAAGGGGTAGAGCGTGCTTCTTCAGGGTTTGTGGTAAAGCCGATTTGATTATTGATAATAAGATGAATAGTACCTCTTGTCTGGTAGCCGTTTAATTTACAAAGTTGCATGGTTTCATAGACCACACCCTGGCCACTAAAAGAGGCATCTCCGTGAATAAGAACGGGGATCACATCTTTTTTACTAATCTCTGCTTTAGCGTAGCTCATTCCTTCTACTACCGGATCTATCGATTCAAGATGGCTGGGGTTTGCAGCAAGGGTAATCGAGATATTTTTCCCCAAAGAGGTAGTAAAGGTCCCTTGTGCGCCTTGATGATATTTTACATCCCTAGAGCCTTCAAATTCCTCATTAATATAATTTTCATCAAACTCTCTAAAAATAGAGAAATAGTCTTTGTGAATAATATTGGCTAGTACATTGAGCCTACCTCTATGCGCCATGCCAAGGACTACTTCATCTATACCACTTAAAGACGCTTGCTCCATTAAAAAAGATAACATGGGAATCAGAGTTTCTGCTCCTTCTAAAGAAAATCGCTTTTGTCCTACGTATTTTGTATTCAGAAAAGATTCAAATAACTCGGCTTTGTTTAAATCTTTTAAAATAAGTATCTTTTGCTGTTTACGCAGTGTAAATGAAGATTCAAATCTATTTTGGATCCATATTTCTAGTTCATGGTTTCTAAGATCCATATATTCTATACCGATCTTAGAACAATAGATTTTTTTGAGCTCATCAAGAATGTCTTTTAAAGGGGCTTGTTCTTCTTTCAAAAGGTTGCAGGTAGGAAAGGGCACATTTAGCTCATTTGTCGTAAATCCAAGTGTCTTGAGGTCCAATGCATAGATAATATCAGGAGGGGGCTTAAGAGGATTAAAACAGGCTAATAAATAGCCATATTTGCGATAAGCGTCTATGAGATGCTGAATCCTTTGTTCCTGGTCTAATCCTCTAATGGATTGGCTTAATCCTAGGTGCATTCCTTGAAAAAAAGCACGCCAAGAAGGTTCCATTTGGAAGGGATCGTCTATGAATTTTTGATAAAGATCATCTATAAAGCATAGGTTGGGAATAGAAAGGGAAGAAAAAGTCATATAAGATCCTGAAAAAATCAAAACAGTTTATAAGCTTATTCATAGCAAATCAGTAATTTAATTTAACTAATATCAATTTTTTTATTTTTATTATTAATAAAATAATAGGTTAAAAATCCGTAATAGAACTCTAAAGAATGAATGTTAAAATATTGAGAGATTAAAAAAAGAAGGCGCACATAGTCTGTGCACCACAGTCTTAAATGGGTTTCTCTTTAAAGTTGAGCCTTTAAGCGATAGTTTACAGGAATACCCTTTAAAAAGTACTTCTCTGAGAGATTACTTAGAGCTATCCTATTATCCTTAAGATGTTCTGAGATAAACTTCTTCGTTGAAAGAGGGCTCTGATCGTGTTCTAAGAAAAATATCCATGGGGTACTATTTTCTTTTAAGATAAGAAGCATTGGAGTGCCGTGCACATTTTTTGGAGTATTTTCTAGATATTGAAGTTCTGTAGTATTCTCTGAAAGAAGGCTTGCCAGAGCATTTTTTAGAAGTTGAAACTCTGGTGTTTTCTTTAAAAAAAGGTTTGCTAGAGTATTTGTAAAATTTTGAAGCTTTGTAGGGTCCTTTAAAAGATTTTGTTTAGCACTTTTTAAGCTTTGAAGCTCTAGCTCTCTATTATTCTCTAAAAGAAAGTTTTCTAGCTTATTAAAAAGACTTGCTGGAATGCCTCTTAAAAAAAATCCTTCTTGAATAATAAATCGAGAATCACAATAAGGCAGCTCTGGTTTAGATGGAGCTAAATCTTCTGCAATATTTGATTTTTCCTCGATAGTTTTCTCTTGAATTTCAACAATAGGTTCCTTACTTTCAATCACACGAGGAGCTACAGGTAAAGGGCAATCAAATTTTCTAAAACTAAAAGAGTAAATACTATTTCTCATCAAATGATATGAGGACATGGCAAAGGACGTAAAACTTGCACAGACTCTTTTGAAAATAGCATTAATAACGTCTGCAACTTGCATAAAAGGACTTGCTGCTTTTTGAGCTGTTATCTGTACAATTGTTTTTGCATTGTTTAAAGTTGTCTTAATAGCGGTCTTGGCATAATTCAACGTAGATATAAAGCTTTTAGCTACTACTAAAGCAAGAAGAATAGGAAATGATGTGCCCAATGAAATGCCGCAAGCTTTAAGAGCTAGTGATCCACTAATCGTTTGTGCTCCAATAGAAAAGATATAGCTTTCGGTAAGCTCTTTAACCGTTTGAGTTAAGACATTTTTATTTTGTTCATTAATTACATTAAAAGGCACTTTTTCTCTGAGATTATTATAATATTGATAAACATCTTCTTTAATCATTGTTTCCTTGTTTGTTAATTAAATGTAAATTATACATTAATGTTATATTAATTTATATAATAAAATATAATTTAATTCTAAAAAATAGAAGAAAACATTTGTAAATTTTAACTATTAATACTATTGAATTAGGGCCAACGCATGAAGATTTTGCTTGATAACAGTATTGCCATTGACGGCAAGACATTATGCGGTTCTGGTAATAAGACAATAGATCCTATCCATATGGTAAGCGCTTTTGCTTCTGAGCAAAGTCTTGTGTTAGGACATCTTAAATGTTCTGGAAAAGGAAAGGAACTAGAGACCATTCAAAGCCTTCTTACTATATTAAATATTAAAGGAGTTGTTGTAACAATCGATGCAGCCGGTTGTCACAAAATAGTAGTAGAACAGATTTGTTCCCAGGGAGGAGATTATGTTATTGCTCTTAAAGGCAATCAAGACCACTTACATGCAGAAGCTCATAACTTTTTTGAACAAGCGCAGGACGTTATACCGGAAGAAGCTAGCTGTGATTATTGGCGGTCTGAAAAATGTACTCGAGGACGTAGTGAGATAAGAGAAGTATGGGCGACTGAGAAATTAGATTGGTTACCTCAGCGTCAGATTTGGAAGAAGCTGCATAGCTTGATATGCGTAAAAGTACAGAAGAAATCGCAAGAGAGGAATAGCTGTGAAATTCGGTATTTTATTTCAAGTCTACCTACTAACACAGAACGTCTTGCAAAGGAAGTGCGTAATCACTGGAGCATCGAAAACAAATTGCATTGGCAACTTGATGTTAATTTCCGAGAGGATTTAAGTCGTGTTAGAAAAGGAAATGGAGCTGAAAATCTATCTATAGCCCGACGGGCTACTTTGAATCTTTTACAAAAAGATAAGACAAGCAAGGTCAGTTTACGTAAACGGCGCTTCATTGCATCATGTCGTAAAGATTATTTATTAGATCTAGTAGGTGCAAAGGAAATTCTTCATGCGTAAGCCCTGACTATTGAATAGTGAAATTTAGTTATTTTAGGACTTAAATTATTATAAAATACAGAGTTAGAGTTTTTAATTTTTTAAATTAAAAACTTTGTAAAATAAAAAAGAGACAAATTTAAAAAAAATTTAATCGATTTTCTCTTGTTTATTTAGCATAGAGATAGTTTTTT
This is a stretch of genomic DNA from Candidatus Rhabdochlamydia oedothoracis. It encodes these proteins:
- a CDS encoding IS630 family transposase → MEAISPEKRVYLDQSGISQYVHRQYARSARGKQIFGGISGKRFGRQSVISALQGKKLLAPMCFEGTCNTDLFNVWLKQELIPNLTHGQVLILDNASFHKSKTTRTLIEESGYEMLFLPPYSPDLNPIEKYWANMKTKIRELLPTVANLSEALDQAVLSMSI
- the lpdA gene encoding dihydrolipoyl dehydrogenase codes for the protein MDAFDLIIIGAGPGGYVAAIRAAQLGLKTACIDKRKELGGTCLHVGCIPSKSLLSSSELLWNIKEISAANGIIIAQPSINFTKMMTRKTQIIQSFSQGITSLFKKHKISSYVGEASFLSSTEVLVKNASQATQLQARFILIATGSKPIELPFLPFDEKQILSSTGALSLKEIPKDLLIIGAGVIGVELGSVYNRLGTKVQIIEFLDQICTGFDHQLILELKKDLEKQGINFYLSSKVMGAKIASNQISLQVEQKSFSAEKVLVAIGRRPYTQGLGLEKIGVKISPKGFIETDGIFRSNIPNIFAIGDVVEGPMLAHKASEEGIAAVEIMAGHRPQLNYMAIPNVVYTHPEMASVGLTEEEAKKYHLIPKIGSFPFKANSRAKCTGETQGFVKIVTEEKSKRIIGVHIIGTHASELIAEAAIAIQKSLCIKDLINTPYAHPTLSEAIREAALDVEKRALHK
- the sucB gene encoding dihydrolipoyllysine-residue succinyltransferase, translated to MASEIKIPNMGESVSEATISNILKSSGSFVKQDEEILELETDKVNQVLYAPESGELTLQVKKGDIVKIGQVIGTINPPTVEQTLKSSDKKPPKPIEPAFPPPSNGKAKFTTSDFVSSLQQSTVSPQPTPIVEKEANTSRKQMSSLRKIIAQRLVEVKNTTAMLTTFNEVDMSSVIAIRQKEQESFQKKYGIKLGFMSFFIKACVAALKEIPEINAYIDKEDIVFVQSYDICVAVSTDRGLMVPVIRSCEQHNFGEIEMQLSAFAQKARDGSISVDDLKGGSFTITNGGVFGSLLSTPILNPPQSAILGMHSIVKRPVVIDDEIVIRPMMYLALSYDHRLIDGKQAVLFLKHIKQTLEEPSRLLLDL
- a CDS encoding 2-oxoglutarate dehydrogenase E1 component gives rise to the protein MTFSSLSIPNLCFIDDLYQKFIDDPFQMEPSWRAFFQGMHLGLSQSIRGLDQEQRIQHLIDAYRKYGYLLACFNPLKPPPDIIYALDLKTLGFTTNELNVPFPTCNLLKEEQAPLKDILDELKKIYCSKIGIEYMDLRNHELEIWIQNRFESSFTLRKQQKILILKDLNKAELFESFLNTKYVGQKRFSLEGAETLIPMLSFLMEQASLSGIDEVVLGMAHRGRLNVLANIIHKDYFSIFREFDENYINEEFEGSRDVKYHQGAQGTFTTSLGKNISITLAANPSHLESIDPVVEGMSYAKAEISKKDVIPVLIHGDASFSGQGVVYETMQLCKLNGYQTRGTIHLIINNQIGFTTNPEEARSTPYCSDLAKTFNCPVFHVNAEDPEGCIRAIILSMEIRLKFGCDVFIDLNCYRKYGHNESDEPLFSQPLLYAKIKERKSIRTVFFHNLLRENIIQEKDIKNLEENFKKQLQEALQTTSPPVARKKPQEFIPLSEMDTKISLKVLGEIAKGLYTYPSDLNLNPKIKRLLQEREQMLQSDPKLVSLDWGTAEQLAYASLLSQKIALRFSGQDVCRGTFSHRHAVLIDQLNEKRYFPLNHITESQAECAFFNSPLSEYAVLGFEFGFSLASSKALVIWEAQFGDFANGAQIILDQYLAPSEQKWGIVSNVVLMLPHGYEGQGPEHSSARIERFLQLAAQDNLRVANCSTPAQLFHLLRAQALCPIKKPLVLFTPKALLRNAACRSSLNDLAAGRFYEVLEDPLLEKDAKLLLFCSGKVYYELILEREKQNQQCAIIRLEQLYPFPKNIVQKILAKHPNASCRFVQEEPSNMGAWESLRFAFDELLGTKSAIEYIGRQRSASPAVGSYAVHKQQLEELLKKAFA
- a CDS encoding ISAs1 family transposase codes for the protein MKILLDNSIAIDGKTLCGSGNKTIDPIHMVSAFASEQSLVLGHLKCSGKGKELETIQSLLTILNIKGVVVTIDAAGCHKIVVEQICSQGGDYVIALKGNQDHLHAEAHNFFEQAQDVIPEEASCDYWRSEKCTRGRSEIREVWATEKLDWLPQRQIWKKLHSLICVKVQKKSQERNSCEIRYFISSLPTNTERLAKEVRNHWSIENKLHWQLDVNFREDLSRVRKGNGAENLSIARRATLNLLQKDKTSKVSLRKRRFIASCRKDYLLDLVGAKEILHA